TGAGTCGGGCGATCGTTCGCCAGTCTTTCCAGCGGTGCAACTGGGCGAGGTTGTCCGCCCCCATCAGCCATACGAAGCGCCGTTTCGGGTAACGCCGCAGCAGCGCTTTCAGCGTATCGACCGTGTACCGGGTGCCCAGTTCACGCTCTATCGCAGTGGGGCGAATCCGCGCGCGGCGGGCCTGTTTGCGGGCCGATTCGACCCGCGCCGGCAGCGGCGCCATGCCGGCCGCCGGCTTCAGCGGATTGCCCGGCGACACCAGCCACCACGCCTCGTCCAGCCCCAGCGCGTCGATACAGAACAGGGTGATCCGCCGGTGCCCGCCGTGCGCCGGGTTGAAACTGCCGCCCAGCAGGCCGGTGAGCGGGCCGCAGCGGGTCTTCTGCACCGCTCGAATCAGGGCCGCGCCTGCCCGGAGCCGCGCACCTGCCACTTGTAGGTCGTCAGCCCTTCCAGCGCGACCGGGCCGCGTGCATGGAGCCGTCCGGTGGCGATGCCGATCTCGGCGCCGAGGCCGAATTCGCCGCCATCGGCGAACTGGCTGGAGGCGTTGACCATGACGATGGCGCTGTCGACCTCATCGAGGAATCGCTCGGCCGCTTCGGCGTCATCGGTGACAATCGCATCGGTGTGGTGCGAGGAATGGGCGGCGATATGCTCGATCGCGGATTCCATCCCGTCGACCACGGCAACCGAAAGCACGGCGTCGAGATATTCGGTATCCCA
The DNA window shown above is from Novosphingobium sp. P6W and carries:
- a CDS encoding nicotinate-nucleotide adenylyltransferase produces the protein MAGARLRAGAALIRAVQKTRCGPLTGLLGGSFNPAHGGHRRITLFCIDALGLDEAWWLVSPGNPLKPAAGMAPLPARVESARKQARRARIRPTAIERELGTRYTVDTLKALLRRYPKRRFVWLMGADNLAQLHRWKDWRTIARLMPIAVIARPGYDGAALASPAMAWLRRYRTSMTSLRGPERWSAPALVTLRFDPDTRSATAIRQADPEWARKSSGGFSRDAVTHRPLCGTPINGSAA